In Hyphomicrobium denitrificans 1NES1, one DNA window encodes the following:
- a CDS encoding tyrosine-type recombinase/integrase, which produces MASIGLDPAKFGTHSLRRTEAVLIYRRTGNLRAVQLLLGHSKIESTVRYLGIEVDDAIEIAEKIDI; this is translated from the coding sequence GTGGCCAGCATTGGCCTCGATCCGGCTAAGTTCGGCACGCATTCACTGCGGCGAACCGAGGCCGTGCTGATTTACCGAAGAACTGGCAATCTGCGGGCAGTCCAACTCCTGCTCGGGCACTCAAAGATCGAAAGCACGGTTCGCTATCTCGGCATCGAGGTTGATGATGCGATCGAGATTGCGGAAAAGATCGACATATAA